The uncultured Paludibaculum sp. sequence CCGATCGGACTGCAACTCCGGCAAGTTCCCAGGCAGGGGGCATCGGGCCAGCAGGCTGGTCAACACTTCATTCCGGGCCGATTGACGCAAGGTCAGACTTTCGACCGTCATCGTGTTAGCAAGCGCGCCCGGGGAAAACAACTCCAGCCGATCAGAATACATCCTAAGCCGGATCTTCGAGCCATAGATGGCGTAATCCCTGTGCGCTACCGCATTCACAAGAGCTTCGAAGACCGCCGCCAGATCGTACTGCGGTACGTCTCTGCGCCCAACATCCTTCCTCGCGCCGACGCGCATATTCCGCATGACGAATCGGAGCGCCTCCCCAACTTGGCGGTCCAGAGGCCCAACAATGTCCGCCGCGTCCAACTGGTAGCCACTCGCCTCTGCCGCGGGCGTGGAGCTGTCGCCTCGGTAAGCCACCGCCTGGATGAATGCGTTTGGCAGGTATTTCCGCGGATCCTGGGATGCCATGAGAACCCCGGACACAGTTGGTCTCCAAGTCCCATCTTCATCCTGACGGGCGAGCCCAAGTTTATTGAGGAACACCTCTCGGGCATCCATAGCTGACGACCGCGTAGCAAACCTAGCCCAGAGATCCTCATCCAACTCGTCGAGCGCGCCGCTGGGAACGACTTGCTCATCGAAACGGATGATCCGTGATTGACTCCGCTGTTGGAAAAGCCGCGCCAAGTATTCAGGCGACATCTCCCGCTTGCTGCTGCCAATTCGATGGAAGTATCTGCCGCGGCTTTGATGAACGAATAGACTTCTTGGCACATCCACCTTAACTACAGGTAGATCAACACCGAGTGGAGAGGTCAACTGGAGCCGCTCAATTGTTGGAGCAATAGGCGGCCGGATGGAGTCGTTGCACACCTCTCGGGCTAGAGCCTCCACTCGATCCAACTGTTCCAAAGGGATTCCCAGCACCTCGCGCGACATGTCGTCGACGCCGAGTACACAAACACCACCCCGCGAGTTGGCGAAAGCAGCAAGTTCATCGGCCAGATCGTCACGTGATGGCGCAACGACGCGATCGCCCGCGAGTCGTACCTCTTTCAACTCCAGAAACGAGTCCTCACCCAGCCGGATCTTTTCGATCAGTTCCGTTCTTGAATCAAACATCTGTGCCCGGCCCTCCGATCCGGCGATATCGCCGCTTAAATGCTTCGCGGCCGCCTTCCATCACACGACAAACCTCCTCGCGAATGTCGTCTTGCTGCAGCGAGCCAGCTAGTACGAGTCGACACTGGCCACTCCGAAAGTCAAGCACATGCACCATCTCAGCGTCTCCATTCACGACGATGTTCGGATTGTGGGTGACCACGATAAGCTGCCTTTCCAGCTTCTTGTCGCGGATCTGTTGAACCACCAGTTCGTAGATCAGATGGTTGTCCAAGTCGTCTTCAGGCTGATCCAGTACCAGCGGCTCTTCCCCGTGAAGCAATAGAAACGCAAGCATCGCCGCGGCGCGCTGCCCAGCCGATGCCTGTTGAATGGGCTTAAAATCTCTCCCGTCTCCCTTCTGGCTGTACTCCACCAGCAGAGAGTCCTCTGGGGACCACAGCAATAACCGGTCAAGGAATTCGGGCGTTCGCGAGACCTCCCGTTGGATGAAGTTGCTGAAATGCCTGCTGAACCCGCCTCGGCCGGAGGCTGCCTGCTCGAGCCTCTCACCAAAGGAGAAGAGGCACCTTTTGGCAAAGGTTTGTGCACCATCCCAATCCTCCGGCGGATTTCGAAGCAACTCCGCCACCAGCCCCTTCTTTGGCTGATCGTCTTCCAAATGGAGGATGTCCTCTTCGAACCGGTCATCAAGAACCCCCAGCACTTCTCGAAGTTCCCGTTCGATCGCACTCGGATTCCGTCCAAAGGGTTGCAGTTCAATCCTGACGTAGCGATTCTGTGCCAGAGTTGCCTGAAGGAACGCCTTCCGCTGGGTACTAATTTCTCTGCGCGCTTGGCGCACCAAAGTCAGTGCCGCGCTTGAGGCTTCCTCCAACCTCTCGCGTTCTTTCTGGATAGAGTCGAGCCTCTCTATCTCCTGTTCGAGGTTCTGACGGATCTGAACGAGTATGCCGTATTGGCCGGGATCGGATACTCCCTGCCCCTTCAATAGTTGGCTCAGTTCTTCGTACCGCGTTCTAGCTTCGACGCTCTTCAGGAACCATTCAGTCGACGCCAAAGCAATCCGTTCATTTGCCACCACGTCACTGAGTCGAACTGAACCTTCTCGTGCGACTCTCGCCGCTTCACTGATCGCGCCGTGCAGCCTTTCCACAACACCCAACGCCTCCGCATCCAGCACCGCATTCGGGTCGAAAAGTCCTGGTGGCACACTCTCACCCACCAGAAGTTCCGCCTGTTGCCCCAGCGCCTGCGCTGCGTGACTTGCGGCCTCCAATTGCCGGTCGACCTCTCGACTCTGTCTGGCTCGGAGCTGATACTCCTTCAGGATTTCGGCATGTTGCTGCCCCTCAAAGCTCACCAGCTTCCGCTGGACGTCAGCGAGGCGGCCCAGCAGATCCTCTCGTCCGCGCAACTTCCCGTCCAGTTCGCGAATCCGCGCCCTGAGACTCAGAAAACTGTGCTCGGCCTCCTCCTTTGCCTGGATGGTGGGTTGAACCTGCGCAGCCTCGGTGATCAACTGCAGCAAAGCCCGTTGGTTCTCACCCGCCAGCGCGGCAATCTGCCCCTGGCTAAATATCCGGATCTGGAACCGACCGTGGCTCACGGCTTGGCTCCCTCCGGGCACCCACTCACCACCCTCCAATTCCTCGACAGCATGTCCGCTGCCGTCCTGATTCCAAATAAGCCGTTCTTCGATCCCATTGCGAACCAACGAGACTTTGATTTTGGTCCGCTTGGTTGCCTGATAATCCAACGCACCGGATTCGTCATTCCGGCTGACTGGGACTCGAATGAACTGCTCGAAGGTCCTTCTCGCCCCGTCTTCCTCGGGCAGCCGCTTTAACTCCGCTTCCCGGCGATACGCAAGCCGAAGCGCATGGACAATTGTCGATTTTCCTGTGCCGCGGCCGCCCACTAGGGCGTTGAACCAGGGGCTCAGCGTAAGCTTCTCGCTCTTGCCTCGTCCCATGTAACGCGCGTCCGCGATCTCGATGGATGTCACAAATTGTGAGGGGAGGTCCAGCGGAGAGAAGGCGTCCGCATCGTCACTCCTTCTGATGGAAAACTTCTCTCCATCCATCAAAGCCAGCCGGAGCCCTTCCAGCGACGGGTTCGCCATCTTCACCCAGGTGAAGCGAGAGCCGGGGCAGTGAGTCCCTCGAAAACTGTGACAATCGCTGCCGATCACTTCGGTCCAATCGCACCGCTCATCGGCATATATTTGTGGCTTCGAGGCTGAGCGGTCGACGATCTCGATGGCAGCTATCGTCTTGCTCCGGAGTACGGCCCTGAGCGTGTTCGG is a genomic window containing:
- a CDS encoding TrlF family AAA-like ATPase: MKQAEWKYPGARWWKFDFHTHTPASKCSKWQGLEGSAGEVTPRQWLLKFMQAEVDCVAITDHNTGEWVDRLKEAYDVLARENSDGFRALHLFPGVELSVNGGVHLLVVLDKDKSAADIDMLLGKVDYQGSKGDSDGVTGRSLADVLDAVRVVDGLAIPAHADREKGLLRLADPASRRALLDPNTLRAVLRSKTIAAIEIVDRSASKPQIYADERCDWTEVIGSDCHSFRGTHCPGSRFTWVKMANPSLEGLRLALMDGEKFSIRRSDDADAFSPLDLPSQFVTSIEIADARYMGRGKSEKLTLSPWFNALVGGRGTGKSTIVHALRLAYRREAELKRLPEEDGARRTFEQFIRVPVSRNDESGALDYQATKRTKIKVSLVRNGIEERLIWNQDGSGHAVEELEGGEWVPGGSQAVSHGRFQIRIFSQGQIAALAGENQRALLQLITEAAQVQPTIQAKEEAEHSFLSLRARIRELDGKLRGREDLLGRLADVQRKLVSFEGQQHAEILKEYQLRARQSREVDRQLEAASHAAQALGQQAELLVGESVPPGLFDPNAVLDAEALGVVERLHGAISEAARVAREGSVRLSDVVANERIALASTEWFLKSVEARTRYEELSQLLKGQGVSDPGQYGILVQIRQNLEQEIERLDSIQKERERLEEASSAALTLVRQARREISTQRKAFLQATLAQNRYVRIELQPFGRNPSAIERELREVLGVLDDRFEEDILHLEDDQPKKGLVAELLRNPPEDWDGAQTFAKRCLFSFGERLEQAASGRGGFSRHFSNFIQREVSRTPEFLDRLLLWSPEDSLLVEYSQKGDGRDFKPIQQASAGQRAAAMLAFLLLHGEEPLVLDQPEDDLDNHLIYELVVQQIRDKKLERQLIVVTHNPNIVVNGDAEMVHVLDFRSGQCRLVLAGSLQQDDIREEVCRVMEGGREAFKRRYRRIGGPGTDV
- a CDS encoding ATP-binding protein; translation: MFDSRTELIEKIRLGEDSFLELKEVRLAGDRVVAPSRDDLADELAAFANSRGGVCVLGVDDMSREVLGIPLEQLDRVEALAREVCNDSIRPPIAPTIERLQLTSPLGVDLPVVKVDVPRSLFVHQSRGRYFHRIGSSKREMSPEYLARLFQQRSQSRIIRFDEQVVPSGALDELDEDLWARFATRSSAMDAREVFLNKLGLARQDEDGTWRPTVSGVLMASQDPRKYLPNAFIQAVAYRGDSSTPAAEASGYQLDAADIVGPLDRQVGEALRFVMRNMRVGARKDVGRRDVPQYDLAAVFEALVNAVAHRDYAIYGSKIRLRMYSDRLELFSPGALANTMTVESLTLRQSARNEVLTSLLARCPLPGNLPELQSDRGTMMDKRGEGVRIILERTEALSGKRAEYRILDGEELQLILPAADTDGPSD